A window of the Proteus terrae subsp. cibarius genome harbors these coding sequences:
- a CDS encoding sensor domain-containing diguanylate cyclase, which produces MNEMIFNDDNSKCLLIKQFTNNVFMMLVTDINGIIIYANEKYCEFNNVHFENIKGKKYSLFNLVDENQINYCVNGNNDNKGVYRLEAKRNNDTQKDVWEDISIIPVFDENNLISHYVFISLDITDKVELRNELFNKSYIDSLTGISNRLSIVEKIENERLNISQPSSFCLGIIDCDKFKSINDQFGHHAGDKVLCEISKRLSQLENSEVYCGRLGGDEFAVLFPKGLRSCSVILLEIIESLWKSMEKPIDINSDFVLTPSISLGIAEYPKDGKTLSELLKSADETLYSIKEMGGNKYGFYSGF; this is translated from the coding sequence ATGAATGAAATGATATTTAATGATGATAATTCTAAATGCTTATTAATAAAGCAATTTACTAATAATGTTTTCATGATGTTAGTAACAGATATTAATGGCATCATTATTTATGCAAATGAAAAATATTGTGAATTCAATAATGTTCACTTTGAAAATATAAAAGGTAAAAAATACAGTTTATTTAACTTGGTTGATGAGAATCAAATTAATTATTGTGTAAATGGTAATAATGATAATAAGGGAGTATATAGATTAGAAGCCAAAAGAAATAACGATACACAAAAAGATGTATGGGAAGATATTAGTATTATTCCTGTGTTTGATGAAAATAATTTAATTTCTCACTATGTGTTTATTAGCTTAGATATTACTGATAAGGTAGAGCTAAGAAACGAGTTATTTAATAAAAGTTATATTGACTCATTAACTGGAATATCTAATCGATTAAGTATTGTTGAAAAAATCGAAAATGAACGCTTAAATATTTCACAGCCATCTTCATTTTGTCTTGGTATTATAGATTGCGATAAATTCAAATCTATTAATGATCAATTCGGGCATCATGCAGGCGATAAAGTATTGTGTGAAATATCAAAACGATTGTCACAATTAGAAAATAGTGAAGTCTATTGTGGGCGGCTTGGTGGCGATGAATTTGCTGTGCTTTTCCCTAAAGGATTACGTTCTTGTTCTGTGATTTTGTTAGAAATAATAGAATCACTTTGGAAATCAATGGAAAAGCCCATCGATATTAATTCGGATTTTGTGTTAACCCCTTCAATTAGTTTAGGTATTGCTGAATATCCTAAAGACGGAAAAACATTATCTGAATTATTAAAATCTGCAGATGAAACACTTTATTCTATAAAAGAAATGGGTGGTAATAAATATGGGTTTTATTCCGGATTTTAA